The DNA sequence TGCGACTACACCCTCATTTGGGAGATGCTCGATACCATTCTCGAAGCCAATTGCACCATACAATATCCACGGAAATGCATTCAATAGCGTCGTTTTCCCCGAGCCATTGGGGCCGTGGATTACCGTGACGCTCTTACCCTCTTCAATCGAGAAGTCGATAGTCGCATCCTTAAATTGGCGGAAATTCTGTAGCCGGAGGGAAATTAACTCCATTATTCGCTCCCTCCATCGAATGCATAGTCGACTTCATCGACTTCTGCTTCGATGATTTCCATTATCTCTGGGATGATATTGTGTGGTCGATCGAGGTGCAGTTGCTTCTTTTCCGCCTCCAGTATTTTCTCTCGAATTCGCGTTCGAGTTTTCGGATCGATTTCTATTGTATCAGTCATGGTTGGTGATTTTTTTAAGTTGAGTTGTTGGATTTGATTTGTAGTGAATTCCGATAACGGTTCTCACATGTGTCGTAAATTATACATCCGCTTGAGTTCACGCAACGAGCCTTCGCCTGATGGAATTCCGGGAACATCAGCATCGGGATGATTTATCGCCGCTTCGGTGAACGTTGAAACTCGCTCAAGTTCGCTCCGGATAAGTGAGCGCTCAGCGTTGAATGCATCTCCTTCAAGGCCTGTTAGGCTCCCACCTCCAGCTGGCACTGCGATAAAGTCATGAATCACGGCGAACTCCTTCCCAGGATGGGTGCGAAGAATCCGACCACGACGTTGGACAAATTGACGTGGGTTTGATGAACTCGCGAGCATGAACGCAGTTCGGGTGGCGGGCACGTCTACACCTTCGTCTAAACATCGAATCGCCACTAATGCCTCCAATTCGCCTTGTCGAAACTCCTCAAGGAGTTTTTCGCGGTCGGCTTGGGTTTCACGTGCAGTGAAGCGATTTACGCGCAACCCTTTGGCTCGGAGTTCATCGACTGCTGCATCGACGTGGCGTTTCATCTTGCCTGTTTCTTCATTTCCGATAGACCCATCCCCACAGTATACGAGCGTATGGTCCACTGAATCCATTTGGTCGATAAGCTCGTTCAGCCGAGTGAGTTTATTTTCTGCTGTCCCCACCAGTCGTGCCCGCTTGAACAGCGCAAATTGTAGCGAGCTGTTTCCCTGCAGGTCTGCATCGGACAGATTTCCATTGAATCGACTTGCGAGCCGACCAATCGTTCTCGTCAGTGTGAGGTATTCTTCCGTTTCATCGGCCGTCAGCTGAACGATGTGGGGGATATAGTAGTATGGACACAATGCACCGTTTTTGATTGCGGCCTGCAGGCCATACTCATAGACTACTCCACTAAAGTACTCCATCAGTTCCTCTGTTCCCTCTTCGTCGTACCACCGTTCCGGGGTGGCAGAGAGGGCCAATCGCTGCTTGAATCTCTCTGACAATCCTGAACGAAGATGAGGCGCACCCAGATGATGCGCTTCATCAGCGATCAGCATTGCTGACCGAGACGGAATCCTCGCAACCAGCCGTTGGAACGGCTTGCTCGCAAACGTTGCGTGGGTCACAATAACAACGACTGCATCTCGTGCCCCAGCGTGGTACGCAGCAAGCTGACGTTCCAGAGTCCCCTGCCATTGGCGACGAGACTTATACGCAAGAACTGGTTCAACGCCAAACTCGCGGACATCGCCCGCCCATTGGTCAACCAGATGTTGATAGGGTACAGCGATCACGAGGAATAACTGGTCGAAGTTCGCTGCTACCTGCCCTGCGGTCAACAGTGAGGTGATCGTCTTGCCCGTACCAGTAGCCATGTTGTACATGCCCTGGCCATTGTGTTTGAACCAGGCACGAACTGCTTCTTGCTGATACTCCCGCGGTTCAACCCACGCAGGTGTCTTGAAAGTGGACGTCATGGGCAAACTCCAACTTCATTCGGCTCTCGCTCCCACAATCTCATCAGAGGACCACAAGTGCCTGCACCTCTCACTTTTTTGAAGGGAGTTCTCTGTGGAGAGTGCAAGAACTGGGTTTGACAGCTGAATTGACCCATGCAGTTTCGTCTGTATTGTTGTCTGTGTTTTAGACACTTTACCATACCGGCATAGAAGCCATCTCTCAGGACTATCCAACCTTTACTGTGAGAGAATTCCAGGTGTAGTGAACTTCCTCTCTGGAATTGGGTACCTGGTAAGCTTCGAATGACGGCTTGTTGATTGGTCATTGTTTTAGGGTCGGTGTCCAGGAGAGTTGGTGACTCCCCGGAATTTGATTGAATCTCACAGTTGTAGGATAAACTCGAAGTTCTTCTCGCGGAACCGGGCGACCATCGATAACGGCGAACATCGTTACAGATGGGCGTGCACGTTGCTCGATGACCCTTGCTACCTCTGTCGAGGATAAGCTTGCTTCATTCGACGAGATAATCGGAATTGACACGGCAAGGCTGAACCCAAAGGCTCGAGTCGTCAATTGCCACCAGATAACCTCGATGCCACAGTACGAGCTGATGCTCGTCAGTATCTTGGCACCCTTCATCCGCCGGGTCGCCCATGTATCAACTGCATCATAGAACGACTCCTCGGTTGCAATATATTCGCCAGTGACACTCGCGCTTGGAACGGCCAGAATCTGATACTGAATGTTTATTGTTACCGGATCACCTGTGAATTGCGTCTGTGTTGGCCAGGCGAGATGGTATCGGTGATTCTGGTCGTCTTTTCGTGATGCAAATTTTTGGACGTCGTCTTTCGCAGCATGATACCCCCCGATGCTTTCGAGCTCGAAGAGCACGGGGACGCAGTGGTGGCCACCCGCAATATCTGGACCAACCCATACGAGGGCGTCAGGGACGCCTTTTCGAGTATTGAAGCCACGTCGCTCCGTCTCGTGCTTGATTGCCGCATTTGCTAGTGTATCGCGCAGCGCGAGTGTCTCGGGCTTATACATTACCCAGTTTCCCCTCCTTCTGGAACGTGATGTCTCCCACAAGCTCTAGGAACTCGTCAGTGAGACCGTCAGATTGTAGTCTGCGTAGCGAAAGGGGTTCGCCCATCTCAAAGCGGAGCCATGTTTCGACAACTCCCACAGCGTCGTCCTCATAATCTCCACGAGCTGCTTGTAAGGTAGTGACCCATTCAGCAAACGCTTTCAGCTGGTCTAATGCACTGACAGGGTTGTCTGCTACACTACCCATATCGACAGGTTCGCTCTCGTGGAACGCAGGAGCTTCCGTCAGTTGCTCTGAGACCGTCTCGACGGCTTTCTTGTGCTGTGAGAGGCGTGCATAGGTTTGCTCAACCCACTCGTCGTAGGTATCGGCAAGTGTCGAAAGCTCTGCTCCTAACTGGTCGACAGTTCGCGTCTCGTCCACCGCTGTACCAACAAGGTATGCCTCGACTACATCACGGAACGGCAAACCATCCGTCGCAAGTACCAACGACTGCTGTTCTGATTCGGCAAGTAGCTCCTCGTTGAACGACTCGAGGGAGGGTGCCCCAGCAAGTGCAGAATGAGGAACAGAGATTCCTCCTAATTTTGACGCAACCGCTCCGATGGCCGATTCCAGCTCCGCGATCGACCCCTGGAAGGCACCTGCAAGCGATTCGCGAACAGCAGCAGCAGCATGAATGACGGTTGGTATAGACATTAGTTTCTGCTCGATGGTTTCGACGTGAAGCTGTACGGCGTCCGCCTCTGATGAGTTCGCGTTGAAGCCCTTATAGTAAGAATATGTTTCGCTGATCCCCGAAGCCGCCGCAGGTGCCCACTCGACATCGTCGAACGCACTCTCGAGCGCACACATGGTATCGTACCACTCGACCAACTCGCTCACCTGCGTGGACAACTGTTCGTATTCAAGTAATTTGCTGACCCGACTTGCTGAGGCCTCGTTTACATACTCTCGCGTGCACTCACGCACGATTTCAGGGCTATTTCGAAGCGATTCTTCGCAGGTACTGTAAGTCGCAGTGGCCTCTTGGAGTTGGTCTGCCTCCATGGTTTTCAGGTTCTTGTCGATGGTGTGACGGTTGTCTTTGGTCAACGACAGGCTCAGTGTGCCGCAGAGCTCATTAAGAGCTTGAGTGGCCGCTTCCCGAACGGGATCTGCAAGCGCAACTTCCAAACTCCCAACCATATGCTCGTAGTCCGTGAGTTTGGTTGCTGTCGCCGCTTCGACTTTGATCCCAAAGACGGCATTCATGAATGCATTACGAGGCTCGGCTTCGAGGGCCTCCCACTGCAGAATAACGTCCTCTAGACGATCTGCAAGAGCATCATATTCCTTTCCATCAGCATTTGCTTCGTCAGCATAGTCCTCGAGCGAGTCAAGCACTGGGTACTCAGTGTTCATTGCTCCACCTCCGGTGTGGTGACTCGAGCGATAAACGCGTCGAGCCCGTTTTTGAGGTCTGCTTTCTGTTCGGCTTTCGCATGGTGTTCTGTCATGAGGTTCTCCAAGTCGTCGAGGTAATTTTGTACGATACGGCGGTCACTTCGTGCCTTATCAGTGAGGGCCGGGATGACGCCTGTATCATCCGGAATTGC is a window from the Haladaptatus sp. ZSTT2 genome containing:
- a CDS encoding DEAD/DEAH box helicase family protein, which translates into the protein MTSTFKTPAWVEPREYQQEAVRAWFKHNGQGMYNMATGTGKTITSLLTAGQVAANFDQLFLVIAVPYQHLVDQWAGDVREFGVEPVLAYKSRRQWQGTLERQLAAYHAGARDAVVVIVTHATFASKPFQRLVARIPSRSAMLIADEAHHLGAPHLRSGLSERFKQRLALSATPERWYDEEGTEELMEYFSGVVYEYGLQAAIKNGALCPYYYIPHIVQLTADETEEYLTLTRTIGRLASRFNGNLSDADLQGNSSLQFALFKRARLVGTAENKLTRLNELIDQMDSVDHTLVYCGDGSIGNEETGKMKRHVDAAVDELRAKGLRVNRFTARETQADREKLLEEFRQGELEALVAIRCLDEGVDVPATRTAFMLASSSNPRQFVQRRGRILRTHPGKEFAVIHDFIAVPAGGGSLTGLEGDAFNAERSLIRSELERVSTFTEAAINHPDADVPGIPSGEGSLRELKRMYNLRHM